The sequence AAAATAATCGAGCTAGCAAAAACCTATCAAGTGGGGAAAATCGTCATTGGCGAGATCAAAGAGATCAAACAGCATAATCCAATAAAAACCTTTGTCCAAATCCCAATTCAACGCTTTGTACAGATGAATATTACAACAAAAACAGACGAATAAAGAGGAGGCTATTTTGCACCAATCAAAATCAACTGATAAATGCAGATATTAACGGTAGTCTTAATATTCTAAGACAAGCCTATACAGGTATTCCCTATCTGATACAAGCAGTGAGGGATAATGGATGCGTGAACCATCCAAAGCGAATAAGGGTTGCCTGAACCATTAGGTGGAAACTTAAATACCAAACTTCGCTTGAAACAAATCTCTAATCTTTGATTAGGAAGCTCCCACTTCAAACGTGGACACGTTAAGTGGTGAGTAGTTCACTTGGTTTACGTGATGGGGATGATTGTCACACCATTGTTCGGTTTTCTTTCTCATCGACTGGGGTTGCTTAATCTGATACGGATTGGCGCCACTACAGGTATAATCGGAATCCTCCTATCGGGAGCAGAAGGGGTACTATGGATTGTCCTTGGCCTACTTCTCTTTACAGGGGGGCATTTTACCGCCCATTCTGCAGCCAGTAGTTGGATCGGCAGTAAGGCAAAACAGGGGAAGGGTGCGGCATCAGGAATGTATTTAGTATCCTATTACACGGGAGGCAGTTTAGGCTCCACGCTGCTTGGATATATTTGGTCAGAGTGGAATTGGAGTGGAGTGAAATGGGTGGTCATTTTGATATTGGCCTTTGTTCTTCCTTTGACATTAATCCTGTCCAAGCAAGAGAGACGTATGTCAAAATGGGAAACTGAGAATCATCGATAGACATGATTTATAGGAGGTGAATGTTCTTTGGGCAGACTAAGTGAGATCAAGCTGGATAACTCAACCCTTCAGGAAAAGGTGACAGCTACTCTCAGGGATGCCATCCTGAGTCAAAAATTTGCCCAGGGCGAACGTCTGGTGCAAGAGGAATTGGCTGAAATGCTGGGAGTCAGCCGGATGCCCATTCGGGAGGCTTTAAGAAGATTGGAGATGGAGGGTTTGGTGGAGATGGTTCCCCATAAGGGAGCAGTGGTCACCACGCTATCCCAGGATGATATTGAAGAAATCTACTATTTACGATCTAAAATGGAGGGACTGGCGGTCGAAAAGTCTCTTAACCACTTAAAAAAGGAAGATATTATCCTATTGGAAGAATTGGTGGAAAAGATGGATCATTCCATTAAAACCAACAATATACCACAATTTACTCAATTGAATGACCAGTTTCACCGTTTGCTTAGAAAGGGGTGCGAATGGAAGAGAATTGAAATGGTTATCCAGACTCTATGGAATGGTTACCCTCCTTATGCACCCAACCTCATGCCTGATACGATGAGTCAATCTAACCAAGAGCATAAAATCATGGTAGATACGGTGAAAGAGAAAGATCCGGTGAAGCTAAGGTCTATCATGGAGATGCATATCATACGGACTGGTCAGGCTATGCTAAAATATTTTAAAAAATAAGTTTCTTTTGTAGCTAAGATTGGATACAATATCCAAAGAGGAGAGAAAGAGGGGGGAATTCATGAGAAATATTCGTTCTTATCTTTTTGTCCCGGCAACAGATATTAGAATCATCGAGAAGGCTATTCGTTCCCAGGCAGAAGCGGTCATTATTGATTTGGAAGATGCTTTGGCCCTGGGAGAGAAGGAACAGGGAAGAGAGATTGCCTCCCATGGAATGTCTTTAGCCAGGGAGAAGCCGATTTTTGTGAGAATCAATGATGTGACGACTCCTTTCTGGGAAAAAGATTTGGAATGCGCTGTTCGATATGGGGCAAGTGGTATTGTTCTCCCCAAAGCCGAGAGGGGAGAGGATGTGAGAAAAGCGGGAGAGCTAATCCGTTCTTTACTCTCGGAAAATCGAACCTTTGAAATCTTGCCTATTATAGAATCAGCAGTAGGTGTGGAATTTGCCTTTGAGATTGCTTCCAGTGAACCGATGATTTCCCGTTTGGCTTTTGGCTCCATTGATTTTTCACTAGATATAGGGAGCCAAAGGACCGGGGAGGGAACGGAATTGTTGTATGCCCGCTCCAGGATCGTGATTGCTTCCAGGGCGGCAAAACTTAATCCCCCCATAGACTCCGTCTATCCCGATATCCATGATTCTGCCGGGCTGCAAAGAGAAGCAAACCATGCCAAGCAGTTAGGGTATAAAGGGAAATTGACTATTCATCCCAAACAGTTGGATGTAGTACACTCCGTTTTTTCTTATTCAGAACAGGAGTTGAAAGAAGCAAAG is a genomic window of Microaerobacter geothermalis containing:
- a CDS encoding MFS transporter; its protein translation is MMGMIVTPLFGFLSHRLGLLNLIRIGATTGIIGILLSGAEGVLWIVLGLLLFTGGHFTAHSAASSWIGSKAKQGKGAASGMYLVSYYTGGSLGSTLLGYIWSEWNWSGVKWVVILILAFVLPLTLILSKQERRMSKWETENHR
- a CDS encoding GntR family transcriptional regulator, producing the protein MGRLSEIKLDNSTLQEKVTATLRDAILSQKFAQGERLVQEELAEMLGVSRMPIREALRRLEMEGLVEMVPHKGAVVTTLSQDDIEEIYYLRSKMEGLAVEKSLNHLKKEDIILLEELVEKMDHSIKTNNIPQFTQLNDQFHRLLRKGCEWKRIEMVIQTLWNGYPPYAPNLMPDTMSQSNQEHKIMVDTVKEKDPVKLRSIMEMHIIRTGQAMLKYFKK
- a CDS encoding HpcH/HpaI aldolase/citrate lyase family protein — encoded protein: MRNIRSYLFVPATDIRIIEKAIRSQAEAVIIDLEDALALGEKEQGREIASHGMSLAREKPIFVRINDVTTPFWEKDLECAVRYGASGIVLPKAERGEDVRKAGELIRSLLSENRTFEILPIIESAVGVEFAFEIASSEPMISRLAFGSIDFSLDIGSQRTGEGTELLYARSRIVIASRAAKLNPPIDSVYPDIHDSAGLQREANHAKQLGYKGKLTIHPKQLDVVHSVFSYSEQELKEAKEIVAAFEEAEKNGIAAISVKGKMVDYPVYKQAKAMLNQKL